The Virgibacillus sp. SK37 region AACTAAAAAGAAAATAGTATGAAGAATGGCTTTTTTATTTAACCTTTTATTCTCTTCTTTTATTTCGCTAACACTCATTCCTGTTATGTAAGAAAGAAATGCAGGATATAAAGGCAACACGCACGGTGAAATAAAAGATAAAAAACCTGCACCAAACGCTAAAAATATATTTATCTCTGACATAGTATACCTCCTAGAAATCCTTAATTACAGTCTATCAAATAAATAAACCAAATTATAAATCGTTTTTGACAAATAACCGAAAATTCTTCGTAATATTTAATGAAATACAAACACCCCTTGCTATTCATAGCAAGGGGCTTGGACCATGGATAAGAGAATTAGTGCTTTATTTTCCTGTTTGGTTATTCATAGCACGCATCATTTGATTGATTTTCTTTTGTGATGGTTTTTGCCCCATCTGCATCATTAACGTACGAAGCATTTGCTCATTAATAGGTGGATTCTTTTTTAAATAGCTCATCATATATTTTCTAGCAATGAAAAATCCAAGAGCAACACCAACAATTAATGCTGCAATAGCGATTAATACGACCCAAATAGTGCTCATGTCAAGCTTTCCTCCTTCGTGTTGTCTCTTATACAGTATAGTAAATCAAAGAAAGGAATACAATACTTGTTCACTCTGATTTCCATGATTACTAGTAATTATAGGAGAAATCCATCCAAAGTTATTCACATTTCTACCTGTGATAAACAAATTGCTATGAAAACTCCGTAGCATAGGAAATAATATTTCTTCTGCATCCTGCAAAGAATTACAACGAAATTTTAATTGTTTTTCATCCATATGTAAAGAAATATAGGTCTTTTTTTGATGAATGATTAATTGTGAGCCATTAAATTGTAACATAAAAGCGTTATTATAGTAGTTTTTTATATGTGAAATTAATCGTGATTCAGGAAAAGAACGAGTAATATAATTAAATTGTTTTTTTAATATGTCGTTTGAGAGGTCATTTCTATAATCTTTAAAAAAATGATATAATAAATTACTTTTGTGGAAATAATGTGCTGCAACCTCTTCTTTTATCCAGTAGATAGAATATGCATCCATTTTATCTCCTCCTTTTATATATTCTATTATACGCATTAAATTTCAGAATAATGTCACATTATCACGCAAAATCACACTTGTTTTGTCGATGAAAAGAATATTAGTTCGATTTTCATGTTTTCATAGATTTTTAACGGCTACATAAATATTTTTAGAGTATGAAGGTTCTATTAACCATCAGAAAAAATAGGTTCTACTGCAAATGTTGGGGTACATAGGTATTTAGTTATTTCATAGTTGGGGTAAACTCCGAACTAACTTGGTAGGACTGTACTTTCTAGATTACATCCCTAAAATTGGCTAAATAACAACGCTACGGAAAAATACTGCGCTTATCAGGGGCGGCTGATGAGCCTCCTCATGCTAACGCATGAGGCCACTGAAAAAGTCCGGTAAATTCTTGAGAAGGCTAGTTCCAAAAAATTACATCACCACTTTTTAGTCTATGAGTGGAGTAAACTGGTATTGACTCTCCATCTAGGCAAATTAAACAACGAAATTTTGGGATAGCGTTTTTTGAAAAACTTCTATTTTAGTAGAGAATGACTTTTTCAGTGGCTTCGAATAGCATGAGCTGAAGACACTAAACGGAGCGTAGCGGAGGAAGCGGCTGAAGCCATGCCGGGCGGCAAAGAAGACACTGTGAGGTATCGAACAGATGTCGCGCTTGTACCTGGAGGTGTGAAAGCGTTCATCTGCAATGGAAATCAATGGCGATAGATGATCTGCTAGGGGTGTTTAGTCCCATAACCCTGCTACAAGTTGATTGCTTTCACACCTTCGAGCACAAGAGAGAAGTGTATTTTCCGAATTATTGAATAACCCCAACATATATATTAGAATCGAAAAATAAAAAGATGACCCGTATTAACTAGGGTCATCTTTTTTTACATAGGGATTTAATTTTATATGAAAGATTTTACATGGTTTACTACATTTTCAACAGTAAATCCATATTCTTCTATCACTTTATCTCCGTTGGCTGAAGCTCCGAATTTGTCGATAGCAATAATCTTTCCTTCACTACCAGCATATCGTTCCCAACCGAAGGAAGCTGCCATTTCTATGGCAACACGTTTTTTCACTTGTGGAGGAAGAATTTTATTCTTATATGCCTCCTCTTGTGCATTAAAACGATCCCAAGAAGGCATGCTGACAACCTGCACGTCAATCCCTTTCGAAGCCAATTCTTTCTGAGCTGCCACTGCCAATTGTACCTCAGAACCTGTTGCAAGCAATAGCGCATCAGGAATATCCTTCTCGGCCTTACTTACAATATATGCCCCTCTTTTGACACCTTCATAGGCATGTTCCTTTGTACCTTCTAATGTTGGTAAATTTTGTCTTGTAAGAACTAATGCTGTAGGAGTATCTGTAGACTCCAGAGCAAGTCTCCAAGCGGCCTGAGTTTCATTTCCATCTGCAGGGCGAATCAACGATAAACCAGGCATAGCACGTAAAGCAGCTAAATGTTCTACAGGTTCATGTGTCGGCCCATCTTCTCCAACAGCAATGGAGTCATGTGTGAAAACATAAGTTACTGGGACATTCATAATGGATGATAATCTTACAGCAGGTCTTAAGTAATCACTAAAGACAAAGAAAGTTCCCGCATACACGTTTAAACCACCATGTAAAGCCATTCCATTTAATGCTGCACCCATTGCGTGCTCCCTGACACCAAACCATACATTCCGTCCGGCGTAGTTATTACGTGTGAAATCATCTTCATCATTAATGGATGTTTTATTAGATCCTGCCAGATCCGCACTACCCCCAAAGAAGTTCGGTACAGCTTTAGCTATGGCATTGAGCACTTTACCAGATGAAGCTCTTGTAGCCAACGTATCTTTTTCAGGTTCAAATACAGGTAGTTCCTTTTCCCAATCTACCGGAAGCTTACCATCCAATGCTAATTCAAATTCATTGGCTAACTCTGGATATTTTTCTTTATATGCTTCTAATTGCTGATTCCATTTTTCTTCAGCAACTGCGCCATTGTCAGCAATTTTTTCTTTGAAATCTGAATAAACGGCTTCTGGTACGTGGAAATCTTCATGACCCCACTTATAAAATTCTTTTGTTAGTTTTACTTCATCTTTACCAAGTGGTGCACCATGGGAAGCAGCTGATGCTGATTTATTAGGTGAACCATAGCCGATAACTGTTTTGACCTCAATCAATGTAGGCTGTGCCGTATTTTCTTGTGCTTTTCTAATCGCAGCCCTTAACTCATTGAGGTCATTCCCATCTTCTACACGAATCACTTGCCAACCATAGGCCTGAAAACGTTGCTCTGTATTATCAGAGAATGAACGGTTTAATTCTCCATCTAGAGAAATATCATTAGAATCATACAATGCAATTAGTTTTCCAAGACCAAGATGACCTGCTAGAGATGCAGCTTCATGTGATATGCCTTCCATTAAATCTCCGTCACTTACTAGAGCATACGTATAATGATCAACAACGGCAATATCATCCTTATTAAATTTGGCTGCTAAATGAGCTTCAGCCATTGCCATACCAACAGACATAGCAATACCTTGTCCCAAAGGGCCGGTAGTTGCCTCCACTCCGTCCGTGTGGTTTACTTCTGGGTGACCAGGAGTCTTAGAATCCCATTGTCTGAATTGCTTTAAATCATCAATTGTCACATTATATCCTGATAAATGCAGCAAGCTATATAGCAACATAGATCCATGACCCGCCGATAATACGAAGCGGTCTCTATTAAACCACTTTGAATTGCTCGGATTATGTGTCATAAAATCAGTCCATAATGTGTAAGCCATCGGAGCAGCCCCCATTGGGAGACCAGGGTGACCAGAATTTGCGTTTTCGATAGCGTCAATGGATAAAGTTCGAATGGTATTCACTGATTGTTCTTCAATATTGTTTGGCATATAATAAGCTCCTCTCGTAAATACAACTTTAATATCCTACTTTATTCTATAACGAAAGAACATTAGTAACAAGTATTATAGGATACAAAAAACGTTTCTTGTGATAGTTTGAACAAACCTCCGGAAATTATTAATTAATTTAACGATCATTTAATTAATGCTTTTTGTTTCTCTCTTGTAAATCTCTCACTTTTTGAGGGGTAACGTCATTACCTTCCGGATCCATAACAGTCATAGATTTAAACTGGTTTTTAAAAGAACTGCGGACATTTTTCAAATATTCTTCCCGCAACTTCTTTTGTTCTATTTTCTCCTCATTCGATAAGCCCTCTTGCTTTGATTTTTTAGCTAACTGATTGATTCGTTCCAACTTATCTTTGGATAACATTATAATTAAACCTCCTACCCGAGTGAATGCCAATATAAAAAGACAGGAACGATCGTTCCTGTCTTTCTATATTACGCTCCATAATACTTATATTCAAGTGTTATGAAACTCCTTATACCTTCGATGTACGGTCGCTTTTGAAACAGAATAGCCTAAACCATTTAAGGTTGTAGCAATTTCTTCAAATGTAAGGTTTTTTTCTCTTAACCTGATTACTTCTTCTATAGGAAAGGAAATTCTATCTCTTCCAG contains the following coding sequences:
- the sirA gene encoding sporulation inhibitor of replication protein SirA; its protein translation is MDAYSIYWIKEEVAAHYFHKSNLLYHFFKDYRNDLSNDILKKQFNYITRSFPESRLISHIKNYYNNAFMLQFNGSQLIIHQKKTYISLHMDEKQLKFRCNSLQDAEEILFPMLRSFHSNLFITGRNVNNFGWISPIITSNHGNQSEQVLYSFL
- the tkt gene encoding transketolase — protein: MPNNIEEQSVNTIRTLSIDAIENANSGHPGLPMGAAPMAYTLWTDFMTHNPSNSKWFNRDRFVLSAGHGSMLLYSLLHLSGYNVTIDDLKQFRQWDSKTPGHPEVNHTDGVEATTGPLGQGIAMSVGMAMAEAHLAAKFNKDDIAVVDHYTYALVSDGDLMEGISHEAASLAGHLGLGKLIALYDSNDISLDGELNRSFSDNTEQRFQAYGWQVIRVEDGNDLNELRAAIRKAQENTAQPTLIEVKTVIGYGSPNKSASAASHGAPLGKDEVKLTKEFYKWGHEDFHVPEAVYSDFKEKIADNGAVAEEKWNQQLEAYKEKYPELANEFELALDGKLPVDWEKELPVFEPEKDTLATRASSGKVLNAIAKAVPNFFGGSADLAGSNKTSINDEDDFTRNNYAGRNVWFGVREHAMGAALNGMALHGGLNVYAGTFFVFSDYLRPAVRLSSIMNVPVTYVFTHDSIAVGEDGPTHEPVEHLAALRAMPGLSLIRPADGNETQAAWRLALESTDTPTALVLTRQNLPTLEGTKEHAYEGVKRGAYIVSKAEKDIPDALLLATGSEVQLAVAAQKELASKGIDVQVVSMPSWDRFNAQEEAYKNKILPPQVKKRVAIEMAASFGWERYAGSEGKIIAIDKFGASANGDKVIEEYGFTVENVVNHVKSFI
- a CDS encoding DUF896 domain-containing protein; translation: MLSKDKLERINQLAKKSKQEGLSNEEKIEQKKLREEYLKNVRSSFKNQFKSMTVMDPEGNDVTPQKVRDLQERNKKH
- a CDS encoding YneF family protein, whose protein sequence is MSTIWVVLIAIAALIVGVALGFFIARKYMMSYLKKNPPINEQMLRTLMMQMGQKPSQKKINQMMRAMNNQTGK